From one Caldithrix abyssi DSM 13497 genomic stretch:
- a CDS encoding DUF4837 family protein: MFSMQKFKLKFILLVLAGVFIIKCGDYRPSSLGYPYRIFIVADSLLWEDIKQPVSDMFEGEVLTPVSEKKFYFTWIPLRMLNEFKKRMNIFFIGVLNENGEVNQYLKNVLPEEFKKGVEEGRYFYLFQDDLFARDQIGLFMVARDRKAFLKYFDEMKKQIYNTFEQKYYARLKKSMFEKGEQFKVEEYIENNFDFSIRVQHDYFVAIEEPQVPYLWLRRFDPDRWVSIWKIKGDSSMFTLDSIANVRDRFTRKYYEGDYVIREDTKLIQTDFKGQPTYKMVGLWRNDSILIGGPFRTYVIHYPQDSALYFVDIAVMAPGLLKKPYLDQLEVIARTFEIKGRAKKERQR, encoded by the coding sequence ATGTTTTCGATGCAAAAATTTAAGTTGAAATTTATCCTTCTTGTTCTTGCGGGAGTGTTTATTATTAAATGCGGCGACTACCGTCCGTCTTCTCTGGGCTATCCGTACCGTATTTTTATCGTGGCCGATTCTTTGCTCTGGGAAGATATTAAGCAACCGGTGAGCGATATGTTCGAAGGCGAGGTGCTGACCCCGGTTTCGGAAAAGAAATTTTATTTTACCTGGATCCCCCTGAGGATGCTAAATGAATTTAAGAAAAGGATGAATATCTTCTTTATCGGTGTGCTGAATGAAAACGGAGAAGTCAATCAATATTTAAAGAACGTTCTGCCGGAGGAATTCAAAAAAGGCGTAGAAGAAGGCCGCTATTTTTACCTGTTTCAGGACGATCTGTTTGCCCGCGATCAAATCGGGCTTTTTATGGTTGCCAGAGATCGCAAAGCATTTCTTAAATATTTTGATGAAATGAAGAAGCAGATTTACAATACCTTTGAGCAGAAATATTACGCGCGTCTTAAAAAATCGATGTTTGAAAAGGGCGAGCAGTTTAAGGTCGAAGAGTACATTGAAAATAATTTCGACTTCTCCATTCGCGTTCAGCACGATTACTTTGTGGCCATCGAAGAGCCGCAGGTGCCCTATTTATGGTTGCGCCGCTTTGATCCCGATCGCTGGGTTTCCATCTGGAAAATAAAAGGCGACAGCTCCATGTTTACGCTCGATTCCATTGCCAATGTTCGGGACCGCTTTACTCGCAAGTATTACGAGGGCGACTATGTGATCCGCGAGGACACAAAACTGATCCAGACGGACTTTAAAGGTCAACCAACCTATAAAATGGTTGGCTTGTGGCGTAACGACTCCATACTGATCGGCGGGCCGTTTCGCACTTATGTCATTCATTATCCACAGGACTCGGCGCTGTATTTTGTGGATATTGCCGTCATGGCTCCCGGACTTCTAAAAAAGCCTTATCTGGATCAACTGGAGGTTATTGCCCGAACGTTTGAAATCAAAGGCCGGGCAAAAAAGGAACGGCAGCGCTAA
- a CDS encoding carbohydrate kinase family protein, with protein MRIAVLGTFLKDRIIDQDGRVTESKGGLFYTIDALRAICAKGDVVSPISYVGRDFKEEVFAHFKEDARIDLSGVVLYDGLNNCVELRYVTTERREERSLHPMPSLTVEQLKPFLDYDLFVANFISGWEAQLTEFRKFASRFKGLVAMDVHSLTLERSKEGFRRLRKIENIEAWIEFAKIIQCNETEFQQITELNPESFYKLFCFNHKKIVNLTFGKRGSLHVYRNGEKVEQIWVGAEQRVNVIDPTGCGDVFLAGFVYFYSAGNSVRSAAEKANTLAAVAGSKKGLLEWQELRDGFNHLVG; from the coding sequence ATGCGCATTGCCGTTCTGGGGACGTTTTTAAAAGACCGAATTATTGATCAGGATGGCCGGGTTACCGAAAGCAAGGGCGGCCTGTTCTATACCATAGACGCGTTGCGCGCTATTTGCGCAAAAGGCGATGTGGTTTCTCCGATTAGCTATGTGGGACGGGATTTTAAGGAAGAGGTGTTTGCTCATTTTAAAGAGGATGCGCGCATTGACCTGAGCGGTGTGGTTTTATACGACGGTCTTAATAATTGCGTTGAATTACGCTATGTAACAACGGAGCGTCGCGAAGAGCGTTCGTTGCATCCCATGCCTTCTTTAACCGTTGAGCAGCTAAAACCTTTTTTAGATTACGATCTTTTTGTGGCCAATTTTATCTCGGGCTGGGAAGCGCAACTAACGGAGTTCAGAAAGTTTGCATCGCGCTTTAAGGGGCTTGTGGCGATGGATGTGCACAGCTTAACGCTGGAACGCAGCAAAGAGGGCTTCCGACGTTTACGCAAAATAGAAAATATTGAAGCATGGATTGAATTCGCGAAAATTATTCAGTGCAACGAGACAGAGTTTCAACAAATTACAGAGTTAAATCCGGAATCTTTTTATAAATTGTTTTGCTTTAATCATAAGAAAATTGTTAATTTAACTTTTGGAAAACGTGGCAGTTTGCATGTTTACCGGAATGGCGAGAAAGTGGAGCAAATCTGGGTCGGAGCCGAACAACGAGTGAATGTGATTGATCCGACAGGTTGCGGCGATGTGTTTTTAGCGGGATTCGTTTATTTTTATTCGGCTGGAAATTCTGTGCGAAGCGCTGCGGAAAAAGCAAATACACTGGCTGCCGTGGCCGGGAGCAAAAAGGGGTTACTGGAGTGGCAAGAATTAAGAGATGGATTTAATCATTTAGTTGGGTGA
- a CDS encoding lysylphosphatidylglycerol synthase transmembrane domain-containing protein, whose translation MRHVQNILKIIFSLGLLGYLVYRAEPARLISVLSNITEKDGVAFLVAAFLLMLLAVFFLALRWRVLLKSYGFHLKTSQLFGFYLIGMFFNNFLPTSIGGDIMRIYKLISATDDRTSAFASVIIERLMGIAATLLMSIFALIYISQQFHDNRLLIVAVVMFLAIMVFFTLILRDRSFNIILKIFDRFTIFRIGQKFNKLFEAIHLFQEKRMVLMEVFMLSFISQFFIVSMNYLVAVAFSIPVSFGYLLMVVPISFVLTMLPSINGIGIRDLGFVGLLAQVGISTAEALTLSFLNLIIPMVISTAGGLLFMLQKNKAIPGGENVFDAKI comes from the coding sequence ATGCGCCATGTGCAGAATATCTTAAAGATTATATTTTCTCTGGGACTTTTAGGATATCTGGTTTACCGGGCAGAACCTGCCCGGTTAATTTCTGTTTTAAGTAATATTACGGAAAAAGATGGCGTCGCTTTTTTGGTGGCGGCTTTTTTGCTGATGTTGCTGGCCGTTTTCTTTTTGGCTTTACGCTGGAGAGTTTTGCTAAAAAGTTACGGGTTTCATTTAAAAACCTCGCAACTGTTCGGCTTTTACCTGATCGGCATGTTCTTTAATAATTTTTTGCCCACCAGTATCGGCGGCGACATCATGCGCATTTACAAACTAATTTCGGCAACGGACGATCGCACCAGCGCCTTTGCCTCGGTGATTATTGAACGCCTGATGGGCATTGCCGCCACTTTGCTCATGTCCATTTTCGCGTTAATTTACATCTCACAGCAATTTCATGATAATCGCTTGCTGATTGTCGCCGTGGTAATGTTTTTAGCCATCATGGTCTTTTTTACTTTAATTTTAAGGGATCGCTCCTTTAACATCATTTTAAAGATTTTTGACCGATTCACCATCTTTAGGATCGGCCAGAAATTCAACAAGTTGTTTGAAGCCATCCATCTGTTTCAGGAAAAGCGGATGGTTTTAATGGAAGTTTTTATGCTTTCGTTTATTTCTCAGTTTTTTATTGTGAGCATGAACTATCTGGTGGCAGTAGCCTTTAGCATTCCCGTCAGTTTTGGTTACCTGTTGATGGTGGTGCCCATTTCGTTTGTTCTGACCATGTTGCCGTCCATTAACGGCATTGGCATTCGAGACCTGGGATTTGTCGGGCTGCTGGCGCAGGTGGGCATTTCTACGGCTGAAGCCTTAACCCTGAGCTTTTTGAATTTAATCATCCCCATGGTTATTTCTACAGCCGGCGGTTTGTTGTTCATGCTGCAAAAAAATAAAGCCATACCTGGAGGCGAAAATGTTTTCGATGCAAAAATTTAA
- a CDS encoding ABC transporter ATP-binding protein: MKAIIKVENLVKIYDSGPQKVEVLKGLTFSVKPAEVVVIMGPSGVGKSTLLHIMGALDLPTSGSVWLDGQNINDLSNSALARFRNKAVGFVFQFHHLLPEFTAFENVLIPSIMHEPLTEEKEDYARYLLEEVGLSHRLQHKPNELSGGEQQRVAVARALVNKPKVLLADEPTGNLDRKNSEMLYDLMLSLNKKFNQTLVIVTHDEHMTLKASRIIELDDGKIVNEIKRN, encoded by the coding sequence ATGAAAGCAATAATTAAAGTTGAAAACCTGGTAAAAATTTATGATAGCGGCCCGCAGAAAGTAGAAGTTTTAAAAGGACTGACCTTTTCTGTAAAACCGGCGGAAGTGGTGGTGATTATGGGCCCTTCTGGTGTGGGTAAGAGCACCCTGCTGCACATTATGGGCGCTCTGGATTTGCCAACCTCCGGAAGCGTGTGGCTGGATGGACAGAACATCAATGATCTGTCCAACAGCGCGTTGGCGCGCTTCAGGAATAAGGCGGTGGGCTTTGTGTTTCAGTTTCATCACCTGTTGCCTGAATTTACGGCGTTCGAAAACGTGCTGATTCCCTCTATCATGCACGAGCCGTTGACTGAGGAAAAAGAAGATTACGCCCGCTATTTGTTAGAAGAAGTAGGGCTATCGCACCGTTTGCAACACAAGCCCAATGAGCTTTCGGGCGGCGAGCAGCAACGTGTGGCCGTGGCCCGCGCTTTGGTCAACAAACCCAAAGTGCTGCTGGCCGATGAACCCACCGGCAATCTGGATCGTAAAAATAGCGAAATGCTCTATGATTTGATGTTGAGTCTCAATAAAAAATTCAATCAAACCCTGGTCATCGTTACCCACGATGAACACATGACATTAAAGGCCAGCCGCATAATCGAGCTGGATGATGGCAAAATTGTAAACGAAATCAAGCGCAATTGA
- a CDS encoding glycosyltransferase family 2 protein: MANPRVTIVIPHYNGLQILDDCLESLFKNTFKDFLVLVIDNGSTDGSQQMVKEKYPQVKLIQNEENRGYAGACNQGIELARSEYVLLLNNDTVCPVNFLQALVGAMDGHRQAAMAQPKILSIQDPQFFDYSGGAGGEMDLLGYPFARGRIFDTVEKDKGQYNHLTRQVFWTSGCALILRKSVVEKIGYLDEDFFAHQEEIDLNWRAQIAGYQNMVVTDTFIYHYSGYTLRQDNQRKMYLNHRNNLIMLIKNFSLPALLLVLPIRVLFEMATVVADSILWEGKRGKAVLQALFYIFTHPLKIWKKRHAVQKLRKVSDRAIIKNMYPGSVVIDHFLRKYLPYQCVKKFRK; this comes from the coding sequence ATGGCAAATCCCAGGGTAACAATCGTTATTCCCCACTATAACGGCTTGCAAATTTTGGATGACTGTCTGGAAAGTTTATTTAAGAACACGTTCAAAGATTTTTTAGTTCTTGTGATCGACAACGGCTCCACCGACGGCAGCCAGCAAATGGTCAAAGAAAAGTATCCGCAGGTAAAATTAATTCAAAATGAGGAAAACCGCGGATATGCGGGCGCCTGCAATCAGGGGATTGAGCTGGCCCGCAGCGAATACGTGCTGCTACTGAACAATGATACGGTGTGTCCGGTTAATTTTTTACAGGCCCTGGTTGGCGCCATGGACGGCCATCGTCAGGCGGCAATGGCTCAGCCCAAAATTCTTTCTATCCAGGATCCGCAGTTTTTTGATTATTCCGGCGGAGCCGGCGGCGAAATGGATTTGCTCGGCTATCCCTTTGCCCGCGGAAGAATTTTTGACACGGTGGAAAAAGACAAGGGGCAGTACAATCATTTAACCCGTCAGGTGTTCTGGACGTCGGGCTGTGCGCTGATTTTGCGCAAAAGTGTGGTGGAGAAAATCGGATATCTGGATGAAGATTTTTTTGCCCATCAAGAAGAGATCGATTTGAACTGGCGCGCGCAAATTGCCGGCTATCAAAATATGGTGGTGACCGATACCTTTATTTACCACTATTCTGGCTACACGCTGCGGCAGGATAATCAACGCAAAATGTACCTTAACCATCGCAATAACTTAATCATGCTTATTAAGAACTTTTCCCTTCCGGCGTTATTGCTGGTGCTTCCCATTCGCGTATTGTTCGAAATGGCCACGGTGGTGGCCGATTCCATTTTGTGGGAAGGAAAACGGGGCAAGGCCGTGTTGCAGGCTTTATTTTACATCTTTACGCATCCGCTGAAAATCTGGAAAAAAAGGCACGCCGTTCAAAAATTACGAAAAGTGTCGGACCGGGCGATCATCAAAAACATGTATCCGGGCAGCGTGGTGATTGACCATTTTTTGCGAAAATATCTACCATACCAGTGTGTGAAAAAGTTTCGCAAGTAG
- a CDS encoding protein O-mannosyl-transferase family, with the protein MQVKTVHRLAAAIAFVVSTFIYLLTMAPTMSFWDCGEFIACSYILGVPHPPGSPLFLLVGHLFTFIPFGDPGWKLNLISVLSSGVTVMLTYLIIVHLVRQWKGELKEDSDWYLAIFSGLIGAFTFAFTHSFWFNAVETEVYAASMLFTALVVWLILVWSTKADEPGNERYLLLIAYIIGLAIGVHLLNVLAIPFVALIFFYKHYELNIKNFIAVSVISAAIILAIYPGMVIYLPQIALSFGFLGLGVVFVAVMVASYWAIRNHKHVASLIFSSMLLIMIGYSTYSMIYIRSGLDPAIDENDPETVERFIYYMKREQYGEHTFDRTEVWKNSQNSRQYDSAWDFFWKYQINKMYNRYFLWQFVGMGEDEASVDPRQFLGLPLLLGLIGVYWHARRDPKRALAVFALFFMTGIAIVLYLNQPDPQPRERDYSYVGSFFAFSLWVGLGYAGVMELLKEAFKDKAEKWKVAVFLVLMLIVPAHMLAKNYETHDRSGNYVAWDYSYNMLISCEPDAILFTNGDNDTFPLWYLQEVEHVRKDVRIVNLSLLNTDWYIKQLRDWEPRVPMRMSDFEIERVGVRRMDGNTFELPVPKDYAMKEAKRFQEEFQLSNVQIPDKIKFKVTPPLRAPDGTGYLRTQDWMIMNILAANKWRRPIYFAVTVPKSNMLGELYDYFRMDGLVMKLVPFKNWQMSPPELEKNLLTRYKYRNLNNPDVYFNWNIKSLLQNYRSAFLQLTDFYAKRRNYEKAREILEFMNQKISPEVIPWTNRTMHLVTDAFRIVTDSTYVDSLLADDSRVKDLAVIAEHVMRLGNPKVALPLLEKAYELEPTNPRTLATLINAYQMTNNREKIIRSLENWLKLFPDDQTARRMLNAYQKQE; encoded by the coding sequence ATGCAAGTTAAAACAGTACATCGACTGGCAGCGGCAATTGCCTTTGTCGTTTCGACTTTTATCTATTTGCTCACCATGGCCCCGACCATGTCGTTTTGGGATTGCGGGGAGTTTATCGCCTGCAGTTATATTCTGGGCGTGCCGCATCCGCCGGGCTCGCCGTTGTTTTTGCTTGTAGGTCACCTGTTTACTTTTATACCCTTTGGCGATCCGGGCTGGAAGCTCAACTTGATCTCCGTTCTTTCCAGCGGTGTTACGGTGATGCTCACCTATTTAATTATTGTGCATCTGGTGCGTCAGTGGAAGGGCGAATTAAAAGAGGATTCGGACTGGTATCTGGCCATCTTTTCCGGTTTGATCGGCGCATTTACTTTTGCTTTTACGCATAGCTTCTGGTTTAACGCCGTGGAAACCGAAGTTTACGCCGCTTCCATGTTGTTTACCGCACTGGTCGTCTGGTTAATTCTTGTGTGGTCAACCAAAGCCGACGAGCCGGGAAACGAACGTTATTTATTGTTGATCGCCTACATCATCGGTCTGGCTATCGGCGTGCACCTGCTAAACGTGCTGGCTATTCCTTTTGTGGCGCTTATTTTCTTTTACAAACACTATGAGCTGAATATCAAAAATTTTATTGCGGTGTCGGTTATTTCTGCCGCAATCATTCTGGCCATTTATCCGGGCATGGTCATCTATCTGCCGCAAATCGCTCTTTCTTTTGGGTTTTTAGGACTGGGCGTTGTGTTTGTGGCCGTAATGGTCGCCAGTTACTGGGCCATCCGCAATCATAAGCATGTGGCCAGCCTTATCTTTTCCTCCATGTTATTAATAATGATTGGCTATTCCACTTATTCAATGATCTACATCCGTTCCGGGCTTGATCCGGCGATCGATGAAAACGATCCGGAAACGGTAGAGCGTTTTATCTATTACATGAAGCGCGAACAATACGGCGAGCACACCTTTGACCGAACAGAAGTCTGGAAAAACTCGCAAAACAGTCGGCAATATGACAGCGCCTGGGACTTTTTCTGGAAATACCAGATCAACAAAATGTACAACCGTTACTTTTTATGGCAGTTTGTGGGCATGGGCGAGGACGAAGCGAGCGTGGATCCCCGACAATTTTTAGGATTGCCTCTGTTATTGGGTTTAATCGGTGTTTACTGGCATGCCCGGCGCGATCCGAAACGAGCGCTGGCTGTTTTTGCCCTGTTCTTTATGACCGGCATTGCCATTGTGCTCTATCTAAACCAACCGGACCCCCAGCCCCGAGAAAGGGACTACAGTTATGTGGGCAGTTTTTTCGCTTTTTCGCTATGGGTTGGATTGGGCTACGCCGGCGTTATGGAGCTGCTTAAAGAGGCCTTTAAAGATAAGGCCGAAAAGTGGAAGGTGGCCGTATTCCTTGTGCTCATGTTGATTGTGCCGGCGCACATGCTGGCCAAAAATTACGAAACCCACGATCGATCCGGTAATTATGTGGCCTGGGATTATTCATACAATATGTTGATCTCCTGCGAACCCGATGCCATCCTGTTTACCAATGGCGATAACGACACCTTTCCGCTCTGGTATTTGCAGGAGGTGGAACATGTCCGAAAAGACGTGCGGATTGTGAATTTGAGCCTGTTGAACACAGACTGGTACATTAAACAATTACGCGACTGGGAGCCCAGAGTACCCATGCGCATGAGCGATTTTGAGATAGAACGGGTTGGCGTGCGGCGCATGGATGGAAACACTTTTGAGCTTCCGGTGCCTAAAGATTATGCCATGAAGGAGGCCAAGCGCTTTCAGGAAGAGTTCCAGCTTTCCAATGTTCAGATTCCGGATAAAATTAAATTCAAGGTTACTCCGCCGTTAAGGGCTCCGGACGGCACCGGATATTTGCGCACCCAGGATTGGATGATCATGAATATTCTTGCCGCCAATAAATGGCGTCGTCCCATCTATTTTGCCGTGACGGTGCCCAAGAGCAATATGCTGGGCGAGCTGTACGACTATTTTAGAATGGACGGGCTGGTCATGAAGCTGGTGCCCTTTAAAAACTGGCAAATGTCGCCGCCCGAGCTGGAAAAGAATCTTTTGACCAGATACAAGTATCGGAATTTAAATAATCCGGACGTCTATTTTAACTGGAATATCAAATCGCTCTTGCAAAATTACCGCTCGGCATTTTTGCAATTGACCGATTTTTATGCCAAACGACGGAACTACGAAAAAGCCAGGGAGATTCTGGAATTCATGAACCAGAAAATATCGCCGGAGGTGATTCCCTGGACCAACCGCACCATGCATCTGGTGACGGACGCCTTCCGCATTGTAACCGATTCAACTTATGTGGACAGTCTTCTGGCCGATGACAGCCGCGTCAAAGATTTGGCGGTTATTGCAGAACATGTGATGCGTCTGGGCAATCCGAAAGTTGCCTTGCCGCTGCTGGAAAAGGCCTACGAGTTGGAGCCTACCAATCCACGTACGTTGGCCACGTTAATCAACGCCTATCAGATGACCAACAACCGCGAAAAGATCATTCGTTCGCTGGAGAACTGGCTCAAACTGTTTCCTGATGATCAAACGGCCCGTCGAATGTTGAATGCGTATCAGAAACAGGAATGA
- a CDS encoding FtsX-like permease family protein, which translates to MKSFEFFIAKRYFKAKRRTGFISIITYVSIGGVMIGVTALILVLSVMNGFEQEVRSRLLDADAHVRVRKFYMEPITRTDSLLKLANKLPHVIGASPVIMDKGMISGKERQYATVVKAIDPELANKVVDLKKHLVLGQLDFTPKLYHGKMLPGIVLGRYLADALYATHIGDIVTVWTMPKEGGIFSQPRVKQFYVAGLVEIGYYEYDKTLSYMSLEDARQLFGVKGVTWIELKLDDYNKAGQVAQQIEDMLGFPYTTETWFQLNRSLYSWMEIEKWGAFVILSLIIMVAAFNIISSLIMVVMEKTREIGILKSMGASSRSILKIFLYEGLLVGIIGTVLGCLIGYTAGFIQLKFQVISLPPDVYLISSLPVVMKWGDFAAIASVSILLSLLASLYPAYRASKLIPVEAIRYE; encoded by the coding sequence ATGAAATCGTTTGAATTTTTTATTGCAAAACGCTATTTCAAAGCCAAAAGGCGCACCGGCTTTATTTCGATCATCACTTACGTTTCCATCGGCGGCGTGATGATCGGCGTTACGGCCTTAATTCTTGTTTTAAGCGTGATGAATGGATTTGAGCAGGAGGTGCGATCTCGCCTGCTCGATGCCGATGCGCACGTGCGCGTACGAAAATTTTACATGGAGCCCATTACGCGCACCGATTCTTTGCTTAAGCTGGCCAACAAACTGCCCCATGTCATTGGCGCCTCGCCCGTCATTATGGACAAAGGGATGATTTCGGGTAAGGAACGGCAGTACGCCACGGTGGTAAAGGCCATCGATCCGGAGCTGGCGAACAAAGTGGTCGATCTGAAAAAACACCTTGTTTTAGGGCAGCTGGATTTTACGCCTAAACTGTACCACGGCAAAATGCTGCCGGGCATTGTGTTGGGGCGCTATCTGGCAGACGCCCTGTATGCCACGCACATCGGCGACATTGTAACGGTGTGGACCATGCCAAAAGAGGGCGGCATTTTTAGCCAGCCGCGCGTAAAACAGTTTTATGTGGCCGGGCTGGTGGAAATCGGTTACTACGAATATGATAAAACCCTTTCCTACATGTCATTGGAAGACGCCAGGCAATTGTTCGGCGTAAAAGGCGTAACCTGGATAGAACTAAAACTGGACGATTACAATAAGGCGGGCCAGGTGGCGCAGCAAATAGAAGATATGCTGGGCTTTCCTTACACCACCGAAACCTGGTTCCAGCTCAATCGCTCCCTCTACTCCTGGATGGAAATCGAAAAGTGGGGCGCTTTTGTCATCCTCAGCCTGATCATCATGGTGGCCGCTTTTAATATTATCAGTTCGTTGATCATGGTGGTTATGGAAAAAACACGGGAGATTGGCATCCTGAAATCCATGGGGGCCTCGTCCAGATCCATTCTAAAAATCTTTTTGTACGAGGGGTTGCTGGTCGGAATCATTGGAACTGTGCTGGGCTGTTTAATTGGCTACACGGCCGGATTTATTCAATTGAAGTTTCAGGTGATCTCCCTGCCGCCCGATGTGTATTTGATCAGTTCGCTACCGGTGGTGATGAAATGGGGAGATTTTGCGGCGATTGCCAGCGTTTCCATTTTACTGAGCCTGCTGGCCTCGCTGTATCCGGCCTATCGGGCGTCTAAATTAATTCCTGTTGAAGCAATAAGATATGAGTGA
- the recG gene encoding ATP-dependent DNA helicase RecG produces MSEEKKTNPLQYLKGIGPKRAAVLQRQGIATLEDLINFFPRKYVDRSHIVDLNLLQPDQEVTVVGKIEAVGIRHGRRRFLYVVISDGKGILEAVWFNGIEYFKNQFKVGEWVSFSGKVQFYRGFQMTHPEFDRLGEGELDNMLNTGKILAFYPGTEAFKRVGLNSYTFRKIFYFLFKNMTVNVQEYLPPKVMGQRQLLPRDRAYYQMHLPEDGKILEKAIYRFKYEEFFNLQLMLALQRAHLKSKPVGISFPKKSERLEKLYYRLPFKMTEAQKRVVREIRKDMREPTPMNRLLQGDVGAGKTLVALMAMLIALDNGYQAALMVPTEILAEQHYFNLTRMLEGLDVEINLLTGSTGVKERRRINETLGSGAPQIIIGTHALIYNEAEMPNLGLIIIDEQHRFGVMQRAKLIEKGRQPDVLVMTATPIPRTLALTAYGSLDVSIIDELPPNRKPITTIWRFDNTAAKIYRFIREHLEMGEQAYIIYPLVEESEKMDLKAATEAYEHLKSTEFKNYRVGLLYGRMRAAEKDEIMKAFVKNEIQVLVSTTVIEVGIDVPNATIMLIEHAERFGLSQLHQLRGRIGRGKSKSYCILKTPYNIGEIAQQRMKIMTETQDGFIIAEKDLELRGWGDFFGTRQSGMPDFKIANPITDRPILEEAREDAFKLVKEDPFLRKAEHKRLLEYLRKHLKERMDLINIS; encoded by the coding sequence ATGTCCGAAGAAAAAAAGACAAATCCCTTACAATATCTTAAGGGAATTGGCCCAAAGCGCGCCGCAGTGTTGCAGCGCCAGGGCATTGCCACGCTGGAAGATCTGATTAATTTCTTTCCGCGCAAATATGTTGACCGCAGCCATATCGTCGATCTTAATCTGTTGCAACCAGATCAGGAAGTTACCGTGGTGGGAAAAATTGAAGCGGTGGGCATCCGCCATGGCCGCCGCCGTTTTTTATATGTGGTGATCAGCGACGGAAAGGGCATTTTAGAAGCCGTCTGGTTTAACGGCATTGAGTATTTTAAAAATCAATTTAAAGTGGGCGAATGGGTCTCGTTTTCCGGTAAGGTGCAATTTTATCGGGGATTTCAAATGACACATCCGGAATTTGACCGGCTGGGCGAAGGTGAGCTGGATAATATGCTCAATACCGGTAAAATACTGGCCTTTTACCCGGGCACAGAAGCTTTTAAACGCGTGGGGTTGAATTCCTACACCTTTCGCAAGATTTTTTATTTTCTCTTTAAAAACATGACGGTTAATGTGCAGGAATATTTGCCGCCGAAGGTTATGGGCCAAAGGCAACTGTTGCCGCGCGACCGAGCCTATTATCAGATGCATCTGCCCGAAGACGGAAAAATTCTGGAAAAAGCCATTTATCGCTTTAAATATGAAGAGTTTTTTAATCTGCAATTGATGCTTGCCCTGCAGCGCGCCCACTTAAAGAGCAAACCGGTGGGTATTTCCTTCCCCAAAAAAAGCGAGCGACTGGAAAAGCTCTACTATCGTCTGCCATTTAAAATGACTGAAGCGCAAAAACGCGTGGTGCGCGAAATCCGCAAAGATATGCGAGAGCCAACGCCCATGAACCGTCTGTTGCAGGGCGATGTGGGAGCGGGCAAAACCCTGGTCGCTTTAATGGCCATGCTCATTGCGCTGGACAATGGCTACCAGGCGGCGCTGATGGTGCCCACCGAAATCCTGGCCGAACAACACTATTTTAATCTTACACGCATGCTCGAAGGTCTGGATGTCGAAATCAACCTGCTTACCGGCAGCACGGGCGTAAAAGAACGCCGCAGGATTAATGAAACGCTGGGCAGCGGCGCGCCGCAGATCATCATTGGAACCCATGCGCTAATCTACAACGAAGCCGAAATGCCCAACCTGGGCCTGATCATTATTGACGAACAACACCGCTTTGGCGTGATGCAGCGGGCAAAACTGATCGAAAAAGGTCGGCAGCCCGACGTTTTAGTGATGACGGCCACGCCCATTCCGCGCACCCTGGCCCTGACCGCATACGGCAGTCTGGACGTTTCTATTATTGACGAACTGCCGCCCAACCGCAAACCGATTACAACCATCTGGCGTTTTGACAATACCGCCGCTAAAATCTACCGTTTTATCCGCGAACATCTGGAGATGGGCGAGCAGGCCTACATCATCTACCCGCTGGTCGAAGAGAGCGAGAAAATGGATTTGAAAGCGGCCACCGAGGCCTATGAACATTTAAAAAGTACGGAGTTCAAAAATTACAGGGTCGGTTTGTTGTACGGGCGCATGCGGGCGGCCGAAAAAGACGAAATAATGAAGGCGTTTGTCAAAAATGAAATTCAGGTGCTGGTTTCCACCACGGTCATCGAGGTGGGCATTGATGTGCCCAATGCCACCATCATGTTAATCGAGCATGCAGAGCGTTTTGGCCTGTCCCAGTTGCATCAATTGCGGGGAAGAATCGGACGGGGCAAAAGCAAATCTTACTGTATCTTAAAAACGCCGTACAATATTGGCGAAATTGCCCAGCAACGGATGAAAATCATGACCGAAACACAGGACGGATTTATCATCGCCGAGAAAGACCTTGAGTTGCGCGGCTGGGGCGATTTTTTTGGCACGCGGCAGAGCGGCATGCCCGATTTTAAAATTGCCAATCCCATTACCGATCGGCCAATTCTGGAAGAGGCCAGAGAAGACGCCTTTAAACTGGTGAAAGAAGATCCCTTTTTAAGAAAAGCGGAACATAAAAGGCTGCTGGAATATTTACGGAAACATCTTAAAGAACGCATGGATTTAATCAATATTAGCTGA